In Stieleria varia, one genomic interval encodes:
- the hmpA gene encoding NO-inducible flavohemoprotein, translating into MLSDKTIQIIKEITPAVAAHADTITCKFYQRMFAGNPEVKAFFNQAHQQSGQQPAALAGAVCAYFSNIDNLSALGPAVELIAQKHCSLGVKAEHYPIVGKHLLDAIKDVMGDAATDEIIEAVGEAYGVLADVCIGRESEIYDGLESQPGGWNGQRDFVVDRKVSESDIVTSFYLKPADGGPLPTFLPGQYITVHIDHPTTPTSPRNYSLSDRPGLDHFRISVKRETAAMAGTPDGLISNHLHDNVNVGDTIALGPPCGEFTINTAEQTGKPLVFIAGGIGVTPLLSMAKSVAAANLTTPIFFLQAARNSSVHAMAEEVRGLADGITPVVTRVIYDEPLEGDVTSGKCDEVGLITKDLIAEQTPVAEADYYFCGPKLFMATIEVILNELGVDASRQHCEFFGPKQALVTV; encoded by the coding sequence ATGCTCAGCGACAAGACCATTCAGATCATCAAGGAAATCACGCCCGCCGTCGCCGCCCACGCGGATACGATCACGTGCAAGTTTTACCAACGCATGTTCGCGGGCAATCCGGAAGTCAAAGCGTTTTTCAATCAAGCTCACCAACAAAGCGGCCAACAACCCGCCGCACTCGCCGGGGCGGTCTGTGCTTACTTTTCCAACATCGACAATTTGTCCGCGCTCGGGCCGGCTGTGGAGTTGATCGCTCAAAAACACTGCTCTTTGGGTGTGAAAGCGGAGCACTATCCGATCGTCGGCAAGCACTTGCTCGATGCCATCAAAGACGTGATGGGTGACGCAGCGACCGATGAAATCATCGAAGCGGTCGGAGAAGCCTATGGCGTACTGGCCGACGTGTGCATCGGCCGCGAAAGCGAGATCTATGATGGTCTGGAATCGCAACCCGGTGGCTGGAACGGACAGCGTGACTTTGTGGTCGATCGCAAGGTCAGCGAAAGCGACATCGTGACATCGTTCTATTTGAAACCAGCCGACGGAGGCCCGTTGCCGACGTTCTTGCCCGGTCAATACATCACAGTCCACATCGACCACCCAACCACGCCGACATCTCCCCGCAACTACAGTTTATCCGACCGACCGGGGCTGGATCATTTCCGCATCAGTGTGAAACGGGAAACAGCCGCCATGGCTGGCACGCCCGACGGTTTGATTTCCAACCACTTGCACGACAACGTCAACGTCGGTGACACGATCGCGCTGGGGCCACCGTGTGGCGAGTTCACGATCAACACTGCCGAACAAACGGGCAAGCCGCTTGTGTTCATCGCTGGCGGAATCGGCGTGACGCCACTGCTGTCGATGGCAAAGTCGGTAGCCGCAGCAAACCTGACGACGCCGATTTTTTTCCTCCAAGCGGCACGCAACAGTTCGGTTCACGCAATGGCAGAGGAAGTAAGAGGCTTGGCTGACGGGATCACTCCGGTCGTGACTCGTGTGATCTATGACGAACCGCTGGAGGGTGATGTTACGTCCGGCAAATGTGACGAGGTCGGACTGATCACCAAAGACTTGATTGCCGAGCAGACACCAGTCGCTGAGGCGGACTACTACTTCTGTGGCCCCAAGCTGTTCATGGCAACGATCGAGGTCATTCTCAACGAACTCGGCGTTGACGCGTCGCGACAACACTGCGAATTCTTTGGCCCCAAACAAGCCTTGGTCACGGTCTAA
- a CDS encoding caspase family protein — protein MIVEKQFRSNVLVRGVVSVFLMLLWSSVVSGQQPASITIQTSSDAKISVNGKGYGTSRKLNFKDMATDADFEYRVRATFENGQVQERRLFLAGGRHAVVDFRSSPELVPQPGGNYNAIVSPSGKYILYERDNTAVLRDAESGLVLREYRAHSKRLEGFAFSSDESKVYTAGMDDRLITWELQTGKVLRDLDVPSCYGFCLAGNHSTAVLATSDDCQLMDVHSGRVIRTFDRSGMSFYNAWISPKAQFVVGQGRISNGAYGGVIWDARTGAELHSLGSTAYYTPAFNTDETLVVTIADDDRRLQCRESRSGQLVWEATGKSYSTVVYDANKNQFLAVGSNRQDDAKPYDQRSYWLEAFNLRSSTPLLSRSMPGHCELLSPQHDVALINGKRMSLSQLDAQSPDAYPESLLTSTRQPFWLSGGRVVQDDKVFHLGTGQLLHDFNEGGDSRLFVESVSGDGSRIFCFDSREVDYKTIYVFSSETYRLLQRIRSPFKSLHLRPDHAGSRLAAGFTQWYFFGVSSKSVFNGGTSEIDDPNLSPDGKRTYHSDRLGEVIYLKEFETKRGVQKNLSTSQLESLIRGITPSSDGKYIAVCGTYRNLARRSEEVATLWILDPLTLAIQKIIKDSEIDEFGAVVVSPDSRRIACVEGYPERRKSVVVYDAATGRRLMETVGHYPGYSDPPAFSPDGKFLLTVSEAGWEFWDIDRQEKLATWLNFESQDESDSKNHWLVFTPQGAFDGTSVGRKQTTFRVGDRLKVVAADRFFQDLYRPGLLPRLLGGENIDAPTDFAQQQAPKVEMLSPSSRSVVNQSQVEIKARFTDLGGGIARPWVFHNGSRVLVDGNWPADGRTREFTFSLALVEGDNSIEVFSASEDKSWESDPAQIVIRHETPMAQPTLHLVAVGVSQYAQETMNLKFAAIDADSIATIFDQRGPALYGQDRVRIVRVNDQQATRQGILTAIDEVAKASNPQDTFVLFLAGHGSMVGQRYYFLPHDFEKQSDNLEEDIRRQGLPGDELNDALASVAARRRVMIYDTCQSGGAIQLARTARNGLAFRGALERMSRATGSYIIAATSASAEAHEIEDLGHGVLSYTLLAGAGAEQLKGPLRSQPVVPQNSKTLDVRDWFNYAQDKVPGLTKLYLGEEQFVEANASGSNFPILPLSK, from the coding sequence ATGATTGTTGAAAAGCAATTCCGATCAAACGTCCTCGTTCGGGGCGTTGTTTCCGTTTTCTTGATGTTGCTCTGGTCGTCGGTGGTCTCCGGTCAACAACCGGCCAGTATCACGATTCAGACCAGCAGTGATGCGAAAATCAGTGTCAACGGAAAGGGCTACGGGACGTCGCGAAAACTGAATTTCAAAGACATGGCCACGGACGCGGACTTCGAGTACCGAGTCCGGGCGACGTTTGAGAACGGTCAAGTTCAAGAGCGTCGCCTTTTTCTGGCCGGAGGCCGACACGCGGTGGTTGACTTTCGCTCGTCCCCGGAACTGGTTCCACAACCGGGCGGCAACTATAACGCGATCGTTAGCCCGAGTGGAAAATACATTCTGTACGAACGCGACAACACGGCAGTTTTGCGTGACGCTGAATCTGGATTGGTCCTCCGCGAGTATCGGGCTCATTCAAAACGATTGGAGGGCTTCGCCTTCAGCTCCGACGAAAGCAAAGTTTACACGGCGGGAATGGACGACCGACTCATTACGTGGGAGTTGCAGACGGGCAAAGTCCTACGCGACCTCGACGTGCCGTCATGCTACGGCTTTTGCCTTGCCGGTAACCATTCCACGGCTGTTCTGGCTACGAGCGATGATTGTCAGCTGATGGATGTGCATTCAGGACGAGTTATTCGCACCTTTGATCGTTCTGGAATGAGTTTTTATAATGCGTGGATCAGTCCGAAGGCACAATTCGTCGTAGGGCAAGGTCGGATCAGCAACGGTGCTTATGGCGGTGTGATTTGGGATGCGCGAACCGGCGCTGAACTTCACTCGTTGGGGAGCACCGCCTATTACACGCCAGCATTCAACACAGACGAAACGCTCGTTGTTACCATCGCTGACGATGACAGACGGTTGCAGTGTCGCGAGTCTCGCTCGGGGCAATTGGTTTGGGAAGCAACAGGCAAGAGTTACTCGACCGTCGTCTACGACGCGAACAAAAATCAATTTCTAGCGGTCGGCTCGAATCGACAAGACGATGCCAAGCCGTATGACCAACGTTCCTATTGGCTTGAGGCATTCAACCTGCGATCATCGACGCCGTTATTGTCGAGATCTATGCCAGGCCACTGCGAACTCCTTAGCCCCCAGCATGATGTCGCATTGATCAACGGCAAGCGAATGAGCTTGTCGCAACTCGATGCACAATCTCCGGACGCGTATCCTGAATCGCTTCTGACCTCGACACGGCAGCCGTTCTGGCTCTCAGGAGGACGAGTTGTGCAAGACGACAAAGTCTTCCATCTCGGCACCGGGCAACTATTGCACGATTTTAATGAAGGCGGAGACAGCCGATTGTTTGTCGAATCCGTGTCAGGGGACGGCAGCCGAATTTTTTGTTTTGACAGCCGAGAAGTAGATTACAAAACAATCTATGTTTTCAGTTCGGAGACGTATCGGTTGCTGCAACGAATACGTTCTCCGTTTAAATCCCTTCATCTACGGCCCGACCACGCAGGCTCCCGATTGGCGGCAGGGTTCACGCAGTGGTACTTCTTCGGCGTCAGCTCAAAATCGGTTTTCAATGGCGGAACGTCTGAAATCGATGATCCGAATCTTTCGCCAGATGGGAAACGAACGTACCATAGCGATCGACTCGGCGAAGTTATCTATCTCAAGGAGTTCGAAACCAAACGGGGCGTCCAGAAAAATCTTTCAACCTCTCAGTTAGAATCGCTTATCCGCGGAATCACCCCGTCGTCCGACGGCAAGTATATCGCGGTCTGCGGAACTTACCGCAATCTCGCGCGAAGAAGCGAAGAAGTCGCGACATTGTGGATCCTTGATCCACTCACACTCGCAATTCAGAAAATCATCAAGGATTCTGAAATTGACGAGTTTGGCGCAGTTGTCGTCTCCCCTGACTCCCGTCGTATCGCGTGCGTCGAAGGCTATCCGGAGAGAAGAAAGTCTGTCGTTGTCTACGATGCGGCGACGGGACGACGCCTCATGGAGACGGTCGGCCATTACCCTGGCTATTCCGATCCGCCGGCCTTCAGCCCCGATGGCAAGTTTCTGCTGACGGTTTCCGAAGCAGGGTGGGAATTCTGGGACATCGATCGCCAAGAAAAACTCGCCACCTGGCTGAATTTTGAATCACAAGATGAGAGCGACTCAAAGAACCACTGGCTGGTGTTCACTCCCCAAGGTGCCTTTGATGGAACTTCTGTCGGAAGAAAACAGACGACCTTTCGCGTTGGTGATCGATTGAAAGTCGTTGCTGCCGACCGATTCTTTCAAGACCTCTATCGACCAGGATTGCTGCCTCGTTTGCTTGGTGGGGAAAACATTGACGCTCCCACGGACTTTGCCCAGCAGCAAGCTCCCAAAGTCGAAATGTTATCTCCCAGTTCACGATCCGTCGTCAATCAAAGTCAGGTGGAGATCAAGGCAAGATTCACCGACTTGGGCGGTGGCATTGCTCGGCCGTGGGTGTTTCACAACGGTTCCCGTGTTTTGGTCGACGGCAATTGGCCGGCCGACGGAAGAACGCGTGAGTTCACTTTCTCGCTCGCGCTGGTCGAAGGCGACAACTCGATCGAAGTGTTTAGTGCGAGCGAAGACAAGTCGTGGGAAAGCGACCCGGCGCAGATCGTGATTCGCCACGAGACCCCGATGGCGCAGCCGACGCTGCATTTGGTCGCGGTCGGAGTGAGTCAGTATGCTCAAGAAACGATGAACCTGAAGTTCGCGGCCATCGACGCGGATTCCATTGCCACGATCTTTGACCAACGCGGTCCTGCACTCTACGGTCAGGATCGCGTTCGAATCGTTCGCGTCAATGACCAACAGGCGACTCGCCAAGGAATCTTGACAGCGATTGACGAGGTGGCCAAGGCCTCCAATCCGCAAGACACATTTGTGCTTTTCCTGGCCGGGCACGGTTCCATGGTCGGACAACGGTACTACTTTTTGCCGCACGACTTTGAAAAACAGTCCGACAACTTGGAGGAAGACATTCGCCGACAGGGACTCCCCGGTGACGAACTCAACGATGCATTGGCGTCGGTAGCGGCGCGCCGACGCGTGATGATCTACGACACTTGTCAAAGCGGCGGAGCGATTCAGTTGGCGCGAACGGCACGCAACGGACTGGCGTTTCGAGGAGCTCTGGAGCGAATGAGCCGAGCAACCGGTTCGTACATCATCGCCGCTACGTCGGCCAGCGCGGAGGCACACGAGATCGAAGACCTTGGCCACGGTGTGCTCAGCTACACACTACTTGCGGGCGCGGGAGCGGAGCAGCTCAAAGGCCCCCTGCGCAGCCAGCCGGTCGTTCCCCAGAACTCCAAAACGCTGGACGTCCGGGACTGGTTCAACTATGCCCAGGACAAGGTCCCCGGGCTGACCAAGCTTTACTTGGGTGAAGAGCAATTCGTCGAAGCCAACGCGAGTGGGAGTAATTTTCCAATCTTGCCGTTGTCGAAATAG
- a CDS encoding caspase family protein codes for MDQKRVFGRARLATKASAAFGVWLATVTLAAGTLAAGETWALLIGVQDYQQVSPLEYTVDDAQCLRETLIAYGGVAPDHILEITDFGPGPDSQPLHETLTRRIPAWLERVGADDMVLVFFSGHGFRDDDGLMYLAPLDFDRTKPSETGISVDWLRERIAGCSAVLKLLILDACHAGSENSEPNTDSLSPDEMGRLFKAVDGVVTLASCSEDQVSVIWQDKRRSLYSYWLTEGLKGHADRDSNGSVDIDELHSYVSRRVAHTAKVRFPNRQTPVRIVGPRVIGVPDVVRLKPQPLRPLLANMAEHVADLLDEHKYRRAGVLEFTDDSRLQEVLGGQFGLVGKFCGDELERQLISASQDASFRIVNRDQLRHAILQDGGFEVSAISSTPRLRSLSKSVGDMPAVAMGSIKGRQGAFLRLQVELKETTTGDVIGITGGTAALSENDWAMLGYSVVIRPEDRQRVLTSINRSSESETEQVITAADRRSQGAHALLDPEFKSRFDVEIRVNGTVRPPVFRGNDCFVGVKKGDRYAIRLHNKSGTVALARILVDGLDTGMKVAESDNDIDVWGQPITHLNDAVPRLLDPNGPEVAGKIPKWDLLGFMTKSGVGGQVREFTVVNAAESLANQRGYSDQIGLITVAFYAPKADSRALGTAAGQTLDRNIRTYKGIKPGNLLGVVHIRYVDADLL; via the coding sequence ATGGACCAAAAGAGAGTGTTTGGTCGCGCTCGACTGGCAACGAAAGCGTCAGCTGCTTTTGGCGTTTGGTTGGCCACAGTGACTCTAGCTGCAGGAACGCTGGCGGCAGGCGAGACGTGGGCTTTGCTGATCGGCGTGCAAGATTATCAGCAGGTCAGCCCGTTGGAATACACCGTCGACGATGCCCAGTGCCTCCGCGAAACGCTCATAGCCTACGGCGGAGTGGCCCCGGATCACATCCTTGAGATCACGGACTTCGGACCGGGACCAGACTCGCAACCGCTGCACGAAACCTTGACCCGACGGATTCCTGCTTGGTTGGAGCGAGTCGGAGCAGACGACATGGTCTTGGTCTTTTTCAGTGGTCATGGTTTTCGTGACGATGACGGTCTGATGTACCTGGCGCCGCTGGATTTTGACCGAACGAAACCTTCCGAGACGGGGATCAGTGTCGATTGGTTGCGAGAACGAATTGCGGGATGCTCAGCCGTCTTGAAACTCCTGATCTTGGATGCCTGCCACGCCGGCAGCGAGAATTCTGAACCCAACACCGACTCACTCTCCCCGGACGAAATGGGGCGGCTCTTCAAAGCTGTTGATGGTGTGGTCACGCTGGCCAGTTGTAGCGAAGATCAAGTCAGCGTGATTTGGCAAGACAAACGACGTTCACTCTACAGCTACTGGTTGACCGAAGGATTGAAGGGGCACGCGGATCGAGACAGCAACGGCAGTGTTGATATTGATGAGCTCCACAGCTACGTCAGTCGGCGCGTTGCCCATACAGCCAAGGTTCGTTTTCCCAATCGCCAAACGCCGGTTCGAATTGTTGGACCACGTGTGATTGGCGTGCCTGACGTGGTTCGTCTCAAGCCACAGCCGCTGCGTCCCCTTTTAGCCAACATGGCCGAGCACGTTGCGGACCTATTGGATGAGCACAAGTATCGCCGCGCAGGTGTGCTCGAATTCACCGATGACAGCCGCTTGCAAGAAGTGTTGGGTGGTCAATTCGGTTTGGTCGGCAAGTTTTGTGGCGATGAATTGGAACGACAGTTGATCTCCGCCAGCCAGGACGCTTCGTTTCGCATCGTCAATCGTGACCAACTCCGTCATGCGATCCTGCAAGACGGCGGGTTTGAGGTGTCGGCGATCTCATCCACACCGAGATTGCGGAGTCTGTCCAAGAGCGTTGGAGACATGCCCGCGGTCGCGATGGGATCGATCAAGGGACGTCAGGGCGCATTCTTGAGACTACAGGTCGAACTCAAAGAAACGACCACCGGTGACGTGATCGGAATCACCGGCGGAACTGCGGCATTGAGCGAAAATGACTGGGCGATGCTCGGTTACAGCGTCGTGATTCGTCCAGAGGACCGACAACGTGTTTTGACCTCAATCAATCGGTCGAGCGAATCGGAGACCGAGCAAGTGATCACCGCGGCTGATCGTCGAAGCCAGGGCGCTCATGCTTTACTGGATCCAGAATTCAAGAGTCGTTTTGATGTGGAAATTCGCGTCAATGGAACGGTGCGACCGCCCGTGTTTCGCGGCAACGATTGTTTCGTCGGTGTGAAAAAAGGAGACCGGTACGCAATCCGTTTGCACAACAAAAGTGGCACCGTCGCGCTTGCGAGAATCCTAGTCGATGGCTTGGACACCGGCATGAAAGTCGCTGAATCGGATAACGACATCGACGTGTGGGGACAACCCATCACTCATCTCAACGATGCCGTCCCAAGACTGCTCGATCCAAATGGTCCAGAAGTGGCCGGTAAAATTCCGAAATGGGATTTACTCGGGTTCATGACAAAATCCGGCGTCGGCGGCCAGGTCCGAGAGTTCACCGTTGTCAATGCAGCGGAATCTCTCGCTAACCAACGCGGTTACTCAGATCAAATCGGACTGATCACGGTCGCGTTTTACGCGCCGAAAGCCGACTCGCGTGCCTTGGGAACCGCCGCTGGACAAACGCTCGACCGCAACATCAGAACCTACAAAGGTATCAAGCCTGGAAATCTGTTGGGCGTTGTTCACATTCGATATGTCGATGCAGACTTGCTGTGA
- a CDS encoding PepSY-associated TM helix domain-containing protein: MSGQAPEAAVERAVSTSSGRSESDRLGWPNYATVWRWHFYAGIFCIPLVLVLSVTGTIYLFRPQIEAWQERDLDRLPRDGQAVTPVTEQVAAALTRIPDSRFAALEMPAADADETTIAATRVLVDSPLGKSRVYVHPDDAKVVCSVVDDERFIRVVRRIHGELLLGKRGSYLVELAASWTIVMVITGMVLWMPRKFRAAGVLYPRWNVRQGKVLWRDLHSVGGFWVSGLILFLVVTGLPWSTFWGDYFKSMRRWTGTDVAAQHWESGHAQHTGAGEGKTPRKTGGAPSWRKPAPDPSSYSIDELPGVVAFAQTLPWLAPVVISPPSDSDSVWTIKSETANRPHRQTIRYDAAAGSVIDHTTFCDQHWVDQLVGQGIALHEGQRFGWANQLIALLATVGLVGLSCTGIILWWRRRDGPGLSPPGLPKKRPAVSRFRAALLLVTVMLLGVYLPLFGVSLIAVLLADILFVSRVPSLATWLGRAT; this comes from the coding sequence ATGAGTGGCCAAGCACCAGAGGCAGCGGTCGAACGGGCCGTTTCAACTTCATCAGGTCGCTCTGAATCGGATCGACTCGGGTGGCCGAACTATGCGACCGTTTGGCGTTGGCATTTTTACGCTGGGATTTTTTGTATCCCCCTGGTATTGGTGCTTTCGGTCACGGGAACGATCTATTTGTTTCGGCCGCAGATCGAAGCCTGGCAGGAACGGGATCTGGATCGGCTGCCCCGTGATGGACAAGCAGTCACCCCGGTGACGGAACAAGTCGCGGCGGCGCTGACTCGTATCCCTGACAGTCGTTTCGCTGCGTTGGAGATGCCCGCAGCCGATGCCGATGAAACCACGATCGCGGCAACAAGAGTCTTGGTCGATTCACCGCTGGGGAAATCACGTGTCTACGTGCATCCCGACGATGCGAAGGTGGTCTGCAGTGTCGTTGACGACGAGCGATTCATTCGCGTCGTTCGACGCATTCACGGCGAGTTGCTGTTGGGTAAGCGTGGTTCGTATTTGGTTGAGCTGGCTGCCAGTTGGACGATCGTCATGGTGATCACCGGAATGGTGTTGTGGATGCCGCGCAAATTTCGTGCAGCCGGCGTGCTGTATCCGCGTTGGAACGTCCGCCAAGGCAAAGTGCTTTGGCGGGATTTGCACAGCGTGGGTGGATTTTGGGTTTCCGGATTGATCCTGTTCTTGGTCGTCACCGGGCTGCCTTGGTCGACGTTCTGGGGCGACTACTTCAAGAGCATGCGGCGATGGACCGGGACAGATGTCGCAGCGCAGCATTGGGAGAGCGGCCACGCTCAGCATACTGGTGCTGGTGAGGGCAAGACGCCGCGAAAGACCGGTGGGGCACCGTCCTGGCGAAAGCCTGCGCCGGACCCGAGTAGCTATAGCATCGATGAGCTGCCCGGTGTCGTTGCGTTCGCGCAAACCTTGCCATGGCTCGCGCCGGTGGTGATTTCTCCGCCGTCCGATAGTGACAGTGTGTGGACGATCAAATCCGAGACCGCCAATCGGCCGCATCGTCAAACGATCCGCTATGACGCGGCAGCGGGCAGTGTGATCGACCACACGACCTTTTGCGACCAGCACTGGGTCGACCAATTGGTCGGTCAAGGAATCGCCTTGCACGAAGGGCAGCGATTCGGTTGGGCCAATCAACTGATCGCCTTGCTCGCAACGGTCGGCTTGGTCGGTCTGTCCTGCACCGGTATCATCCTGTGGTGGCGTCGGCGCGATGGTCCAGGGTTGTCGCCACCTGGATTGCCAAAGAAGCGACCGGCAGTCTCGCGTTTTCGAGCTGCATTGCTGCTGGTGACGGTAATGTTGCTGGGTGTCTATCTGCCGCTCTTTGGAGTGTCGCTCATTGCCGTCCTATTGGCAGACATCCTTTTCGTCTCCCGTGTCCCCAGTCTTGCGACTTGGTTGGGGCGTGCGACGTGA
- a CDS encoding DUF1559 domain-containing protein, giving the protein MKTYHTPNREHGGFTLVELLVVIAIIGILVGLLLPAVQAAREAARRMSCSNNFRQIGLALSNYESAFKKLPPAGIRDGDFAVQARILPFIEQSGLHDELHFDVPAFSGGWSGKVPHPSNAAAFEKVIPTYLCPSDPASPITLVNVSGTDYSYGGLNYMASYGSNRGQNYDFRWPTDGVFFEPYGVRFNHVTDGLSNTAVMSEAVRSEGPDQTLPPGTLPPRRPYLLTLNGSSGVGTNIGSVQGMPGSGVWAAFVNANGMIENPDLEVLRQNFDSWRGGSSPALRGRGMSWAFTGAINSMTNGYLSPNSYTPDIVTHWTGYFAPRSYHTGGAQLLFADGSVHFLSDSTDTELHRDLHSANGHEVIQGFTP; this is encoded by the coding sequence ATGAAAACCTATCACACCCCGAACCGCGAACACGGCGGATTCACGCTCGTCGAGCTATTGGTCGTGATCGCGATCATCGGCATCCTCGTTGGTTTGTTGTTGCCGGCCGTTCAAGCGGCTCGTGAAGCGGCACGCAGAATGAGTTGCAGCAATAACTTTCGCCAGATCGGTCTCGCGTTGTCGAACTACGAGTCCGCATTCAAAAAACTGCCACCGGCCGGGATTCGCGATGGCGACTTTGCCGTTCAAGCCCGGATCTTGCCATTCATCGAACAGTCCGGCCTGCACGACGAGTTGCATTTTGATGTGCCGGCCTTTTCGGGAGGCTGGTCCGGCAAGGTTCCGCATCCGTCCAATGCTGCCGCGTTTGAAAAAGTCATCCCGACATACCTTTGTCCGAGCGATCCGGCGTCGCCGATCACGCTGGTCAACGTCAGTGGAACCGATTACTCCTATGGCGGCCTCAACTACATGGCCAGCTACGGCAGCAATCGGGGGCAAAACTATGACTTTCGCTGGCCCACCGACGGCGTTTTCTTTGAACCCTACGGTGTCCGTTTCAATCATGTGACAGACGGTCTGTCCAACACCGCCGTGATGAGCGAAGCCGTTCGGAGTGAAGGACCAGACCAGACTCTGCCGCCGGGGACTCTGCCGCCCAGACGCCCATACTTGCTGACACTCAACGGCTCCAGCGGCGTCGGAACCAATATCGGCAGCGTTCAAGGAATGCCGGGCAGCGGCGTCTGGGCGGCTTTCGTTAATGCCAACGGAATGATCGAAAACCCAGACTTGGAGGTGCTGCGTCAAAACTTTGACAGTTGGCGGGGCGGCTCAAGTCCGGCGTTGCGTGGCAGGGGCATGAGTTGGGCGTTTACCGGCGCGATCAACTCCATGACCAACGGTTATCTTTCGCCGAACAGCTACACGCCCGATATCGTCACTCACTGGACGGGATACTTTGCACCTCGCAGTTATCACACCGGCGGGGCTCAGTTGTTGTTCGCTGATGGCAGTGTGCATTTCTTGAGCGACAGCACGGACACGGAGCTCCATCGTGACTTGCACAGCGCCAATGGACACGAAGTCATTCAAGGGTTCACGCCATGA